From the Sardina pilchardus chromosome 11, fSarPil1.1, whole genome shotgun sequence genome, the window CCACTGTTTTTCCAGTCCCTGTAAATTTCAACCAAGTATAAACACATATACTGGTTAGTTGAAGTAGAAAAGTACATCACATTCTTAACAGAAAATATATCgtatataaatgtagcctaccagTTAACCAATTTCTGTTATGATTGTAGCTACCAATGTAGATATAATAATACAATTTTGCAATGGCTCAGTCTGCTGATAATGTAACCTCTTTAAAAGATACCTGGTGGGCCTTGGATCAGTGTGAATTCCCTCTGCAGGGCCTCCTTCACTGCATCCATTTGACTGGTGTTCAGAGGGGGCAGGCCTAGTTTATGACCGTCAGCAAGAGTCTCTCTACTTTTAGCTTCCACTTTTATGACTGCAGAAAACCACAACAAATTCAAACCGAGATCTAACACCCATTTATTGATGAAACATTTGTAGATTGATCATCTGATTGACATGGACAATCTCATCCATTACATTTCTATGTTTGGTGGTATTGACCATTTAAAGAAAGTTTTAAGCTAGAATTTATTTACATTTGCTGTTATTTCATGAAGAAATTACACTTTGAAGTCCATTACATTGCCATACAATAAATTGCCATACACTAAATTCACTTACTTTTGCTGGTGTGGATAATTTTTCTACCAACTGCAATATTTTTTACCAGCTGATTGGCACATTTCAAGTTGGCAACCGCATTTTCTTCAAGCCTGCAATCACATCACAGTGAAATTGTTGTAAAGCTAAAACTCACCTATCAATGTTGATTTTGGAAAATAATATCCCATCACTTACACACAAGGCAAAAATATAAGCATTTACAGGATTACTTACACATAAGGGATTTTTTTGGGGATAACCTCCACTGTGAAtcttgtgtttttgtgaaaGACCTGTGGTGGGGTATAGTTCATAGAAGTATGATTGATTTCAAAATTAACTTGGACGTTAGTTGGCTTTGGACTGTCTTtatctttcttctttttgttcttttttggtCTATTGGCCACACCATGAGCTACCCATGTGAAAGGCAGTGGGTCTTGTAGAGAGAATTCCCTGAATTGCTCGCTTTTAGCCTCATTTTCTTCCTCATTCTTGGTGTCTTTGCTTATTACCTCTGCTAACTGGTTCCGGAGTCGAATGCACAGGAAACAGTTCGTAAGATCAAACCATAAAGCCCACTGTTTTATCTGGTTCGTGGAGATCCGAAAATGTCCCTTCAAGTCATTCTGCTCCACTGATGTCCATTTTAATTCCACACCCTCTAGTATTATACTGTTGTTCTCTGCTAAGGCATTGTGAGCCGTATCCATTTTACAAATACGCCCCCATATCTCCTGGTACTCATTGCAGTCTTCATACACAGACTTTGATGGATAAAGCGCCAATTTAGAGAAGCACGTAGTGGGTCTTTCTGAGTGCACCAAACAGACCTCAAACTCTGGGCTGATGCTTATCAGGTGTACCTCAGGAGTTTGACCCGGGCCCATTCCAATTTGCACTGGAAGGACCTTTCCTAACCTGAGTTCTAGAGACAGCTTTTTGAAGTGGAGTTCATCTGTTTCAGCAttcattctctccctttcatcAGCCTCTGACTTTATGGCCTCCAGACATTGTTCAGTTTCATCCCAATTGTTATTTTGCACAGCACTCATCATATTTTGCCAGGTATCCATAGAAAAGCAAGTGGTGTATTTGCTGCCCAGTGTCTTGACTGGattctgttctgttttgatGAAGGAGTACACTCTTCTCTCCCAGTGTAGTGTCATGGTATTGCGTTCCTTGTCATACTTGGGTTGATCCACTACTTTTAAATGTCTGTACAGGATGGAAAGATCTCTTAATATTGAagtaagaggaaaagagatccAGAAATCATGCCCACCTTCATACAGTTTGTGGACAACAGCCATATGTACAACaaactgtttgtttatttgagtTAGCATTTCCACATCTAGGGTGTAGTCTGATGCCTGGTCAAAATCATGTAGAGCACAGA encodes:
- the LOC134096083 gene encoding helicase with zinc finger domain 2-like isoform X2; this translates as MHRESRLAGGVSRVQCDRDRSHRMVEELMNMYNSEVANYLISSPLTQDLTPLRCHGPPDPERLIEFRQKYQALIPLSPFLSHCYESDPEECDDVSIIKHQSSNNQSSLQFEVFNGVLKKMEEATKKRDHFTLLKLMASDDIHPTLIPVEREFRELLSQADNLRSCSTLKSRMGHFDLQLDSYTRASAPMRRYVDIIVQRLLHCVLQGENQDTSYTQAEIDQFCALHDFDQASDYTLDVEMLTQINKQFVVHMAVVHKLYEGGHDFWISFPLTSILRDLSILYRHLKVVDQPKYDKERNTMTLHWERRVYSFIKTEQNPVKTLGSKYTTCFSMDTWQNMMSAVQNNNWDETEQCLEAIKSEADERERMNAETDELHFKKLSLELRLGKVLPVQIGMGPGQTPEVHLISISPEFEVCLVHSERPTTCFSKLALYPSKSVYEDCNEYQEIWGRICKMDTAHNALAENNSIILEGVELKWTSVEQNDLKGHFRISTNQIKQWALWFDLTNCFLCIRLRNQLAEVISKDTKNEEENEAKSEQFREFSLQDPLPFTWVAHGVANRPKKNKKKKDKDSPKPTNVQVNFEINHTSMNYTPPQVFHKNTRFTVEVIPKKIPYVLEENAVANLKCANQLVKNIAVGRKIIHTSKIIKVEAKSRETLADGHKLGLPPLNTSQMDAVKEALQREFTLIQGPPGTGKTVVGVHIVYQFFQRNQQYDMFTSHTNSPPKKRAILYCGPSNKSVDIVAEQLLKLHRNKVLKPMRVYSEQMEMLEFPYPGSDLKLCKKSLREEKPKGELRSICLMYEIRNSKSNPFTEEIKRFEDSIKNELFTEEDLQGYKNVLRKAKLHELRKQDVILCTCAAALNPNFIKVMDFRQILIDECAMATEPEAFIPLVSHNPEQIVLLGDHKQLRPIVECPAVKEMARGHLCLSLSYVL